Proteins found in one Raphanus sativus cultivar WK10039 unplaced genomic scaffold, ASM80110v3 Scaffold0689, whole genome shotgun sequence genomic segment:
- the LOC130502801 gene encoding uncharacterized protein LOC130502801, giving the protein MNKKIPSKPATVTESGKDAWYRSGNLADPTLEVVCEFYPSQRLGLRSGKQRKTGESSTPTQSQFLTPGDAAKSPYLAKEAGASPQLRSKRSGDKSAEPMPPLIKKRYDQFLKRKVLAERSVDMKEADQWGYLAVIKKGSIKSTVSNLAVYVEKVVAEFYAGLPGTKAEADVDEVVVSVRGQEYKFSPALINNAIDWEPLTEEEEEEDTTLDDISVTELVSFITGDTRTEWDGLTTADLTPCYGALMIIAAYNWIPSTHKTYVSLERARLIYKMAHGVRVDLGKMMFRQILNLGVIQVHDARWLIFPRLIMALLQSQHAVTSYPSDKLQRPVPYKKDKRVGEIYEQRLAKGKGPAKAEPKRSSARTTRQSSPAPIPAPRTATPSSRTAPRRVSLYELGSVAIPRGPLSRVDLQVALQDTTRALQALAEIVQDLQSAVAGGEEED; this is encoded by the exons gtgtgagttttacccctcacagcGATTAGGGTTGCGTTCTGGGAAACAGAGAAAGACAGGGGAGTCTAGTACACCAACTCAATCTCAGTTTCTCACACCAGGAGATGCAGCCAAGTCTCCATATTTGGCTAAGGAAGCAGGAGCCTCACCTCAGTTGAGATCGAAAAGGTCTGGTGACAAAAGTGCTGAACCAATGCCTCCTCTCATCAAGAAAAGGTATGATCAGTTCCTTAAGCGTAAAGTACTTGCTGAGCGATCGGTCGATATGAAGGAAGCTGATCAGTGGGGTTACTTGGCGGTGATTAAGAAAGGGTCTATAAAATCAACTGTCTCGAATCTTGCTGTGTATGTTGAGAAAGTTGTAGCTGAGTTCTATGCAGGTCTGCCAGGTACTAAAGCTGAAGCAGATGTTGATGAAGTAGTTGTTTCCGTGAGAGGACAAGAGTACAAGTTCTCACCTGCGCTCATCAACAACGCCATAGATTGGGAACCACTtactgaggaagaagaggaggaagacacAACTTTGGATGATATCTCAGTAACTGAGTTGGTTTCATTCATCACTGGAGATACGAGGACAGAATGGGACGGTCTCACTACAGCGGATCTTACTCCGTGCTACGGTGCCTTGATGATCATAGCTGCATACAACTGGATTCCTTCTACTCACAAGACTTATGTCTCACTTGAGAGGGCACGGCTGATCTACAAGATGGCTCATGGAGTCCGTGTTGATTTGGGtaagatgatgttcagacaGATTCTCAATCTTGGAGTGATTCAGGTCCATGATGCACGTTGGTTGATCTTCCCTCGCTTGATCATGGCACTCCTCCAAAGCCAGCATGCAGTTACATCTTACCCTAGTGACAAGCTCCAACGTCCGGTTCCTTACAAGAAGGATAAACGAGTGGGCGAGATTTATGAGCAGAGACTAGCGAAAGGAAAGGGACCAGCTAAAGCTGAACCAAAGAGAAGCTCTGCCAGGACAACCCGTCAATCATCTCCTGCTCCGATTCCTGCTCCACGAACTGCTACACCAAGCTCCAGGACTGCGCCACGTCGTGTATCTCTGTATGAACTTGGATCAGTTGCCATCCCTCGAGGACCACTCAGCCGTGTTGATTTGCAAGTGGCACTACAGGACACAACACGAGCCCTTCAAGCGCTAGCTGAGATAGTTCAGGATCTTCAGAGCGCTGTAGCAG ggggagaagaagaagactag